One genomic region from Marinobacter szutsaonensis encodes:
- a CDS encoding GNAT family N-acetyltransferase, translating into MKTLKNILRKIRQLSGRLFECKSGILLCRPVKPGEDPAQRNADAGPKVVRITAPTEGIPLKTQEFQWRKEQGNELFGLVVDDELRSYGWVASAGSRVGVLHDLHLTVPEQAFYIWDCATDPAFRGRGYFQKLLDGIVAEHQSGSKLGLVAVDSHNEASKSALLKSGFRPAFTYLSVRSIGVVLFSVVVKNGKFRRAQRQFDALSQGDAEP; encoded by the coding sequence TTGAAGACTCTGAAGAATATTTTGAGGAAGATCAGGCAGCTGTCGGGTCGGCTTTTCGAATGCAAATCGGGCATTCTGTTGTGCCGCCCCGTGAAGCCGGGAGAAGACCCTGCACAGAGAAATGCCGATGCGGGGCCGAAAGTTGTTCGAATCACCGCCCCGACGGAAGGTATTCCGTTAAAAACACAAGAATTCCAATGGCGAAAGGAGCAGGGCAATGAGCTGTTCGGCCTGGTTGTCGATGACGAACTGCGATCATACGGGTGGGTGGCCTCTGCCGGAAGCCGAGTCGGGGTTCTGCATGACCTCCATCTGACTGTACCTGAGCAGGCCTTCTATATCTGGGATTGTGCTACAGATCCTGCTTTCAGGGGGCGAGGGTACTTCCAGAAATTGCTCGACGGCATAGTAGCGGAGCACCAATCTGGATCGAAGCTCGGCCTGGTAGCGGTTGACAGTCACAATGAGGCTTCAAAAAGCGCGCTTCTGAAGTCGGGGTTTCGCCCGGCTTTTACCTATCTGAGCGTCCGCTCAATCGGAGTGGTGCTTTTCAGTGTGGTGGTAAAAAATGGAAAATTCAGGAGAGCCCAGCGGCAATTTGACGCACTTTCTCAGGGAGATGCAGAACCATAA
- a CDS encoding tetratricopeptide repeat protein, which yields MKVTGILRATLLSTAIILGIAGCSNDAEMSQEELQYISHLDQARFFQRQGELKASTLEARNAIKLQPQQPAPYLLIINNLLIAGDAVNAEHQLNGLMNRIPEQSLSSSDRNRAHLIRAEALLMKGRNEQALAILDQLDAPDAEEKLEADLLRGRILIDSKQLGQAREVYQQAREANGSATMPVIGLARVAWLAGDLEQASTLLSEATEMDESHPELWLLKARIADAEERWGDAETAYIRALEDIGQYDVMTYRKYETISALIKVLRAQGKAREAFVYEEILAKSAPGTIKANLTAAQAALEENDLESAAGYLEEILAQAPEHQQGALLLGMIRLRQGRVEEAESLLAPIAEMGELEAASKLLAASRLGLNDIKGAREAIASLESEESDPSVLAIVGITALASGDSETGERIIESALSQSPDYHSLRLRYARYLVQAGRTEDALDHIQILTDVPTLRDRAWQLMVQAYLTREQPGRAIEAADQWLEQQPENSRALLVRGELALQNDEPETAERYFEQARAAAPEAATPLVALARLARYRENRDGAIALYRDALSIDPNASDAIGGLSDLLTPEELAADMESLLVQQPGAIAPRMVLLEQALVAENHTRANELTATLIERTTENQPAEAEPLVANLYYDTAARKMTEGNTVEAQRLLDRGRALFPKQLDIALASASLAFRQGQPEKARKIIEEARLTHPESDRPLVVEAEYLATEGHHLAAASMYQLALKKQSRVITELAYARELNRSGATESAIRALDQAMETWPRESRLPLALAIYAQNNGQADKARQAYEKVLELDGDNVLALNNLAWMYHESDHPDALSLAERAYKLAPQSGSVADTYGWILFNKGFQEDGLPILEKAHQLQPDSEDIALHLAEAYRKVGKNSAAQRILEKFEGQG from the coding sequence ATGAAAGTCACAGGGATTTTGCGTGCAACTTTGCTCTCAACCGCAATCATTCTGGGTATTGCAGGATGCAGCAACGACGCGGAGATGAGCCAGGAAGAGCTGCAGTACATCAGCCACCTTGACCAGGCCCGTTTTTTCCAGAGACAGGGGGAACTCAAGGCCAGCACGCTGGAAGCTCGAAACGCTATCAAGCTTCAGCCCCAGCAGCCAGCCCCGTATCTGTTAATCATCAACAATCTGCTTATTGCCGGTGATGCCGTCAACGCTGAGCATCAGCTAAATGGACTTATGAATCGCATTCCGGAGCAGTCACTGAGCAGCTCTGATCGCAACCGTGCCCACCTCATCCGGGCCGAAGCCCTGCTGATGAAAGGTCGCAACGAACAGGCACTGGCCATACTCGATCAGCTCGACGCCCCGGATGCTGAAGAAAAGCTTGAAGCCGACCTGCTGCGGGGCCGCATCCTGATTGATTCCAAGCAACTGGGACAGGCTCGCGAGGTATACCAGCAAGCCCGTGAAGCGAACGGCAGTGCCACCATGCCGGTGATTGGGCTCGCCCGGGTCGCCTGGCTGGCAGGCGATCTGGAGCAGGCAAGCACATTGCTGTCTGAAGCCACAGAGATGGACGAGAGCCACCCGGAGCTCTGGCTGCTAAAAGCCCGGATAGCCGATGCCGAAGAACGATGGGGAGACGCAGAAACGGCTTATATTCGTGCCTTGGAAGACATCGGCCAGTACGATGTAATGACTTACCGGAAATACGAAACCATCTCTGCTCTTATCAAGGTTCTTAGGGCACAGGGAAAGGCCCGGGAAGCCTTCGTCTACGAGGAAATTCTTGCCAAGTCGGCGCCAGGAACCATCAAGGCCAACCTGACGGCAGCACAGGCAGCGCTTGAAGAGAATGATCTCGAATCTGCCGCCGGTTATCTGGAAGAGATCCTGGCCCAGGCACCGGAACACCAACAGGGTGCCCTATTGTTGGGAATGATTCGGCTCAGGCAAGGCCGGGTGGAAGAAGCGGAGAGTCTGCTGGCACCAATTGCGGAGATGGGTGAACTGGAAGCGGCAAGCAAACTGCTCGCCGCCAGTCGGCTCGGTCTGAATGATATCAAAGGTGCCAGGGAGGCGATTGCGAGCCTGGAAAGTGAGGAAAGTGATCCGTCTGTCCTGGCAATCGTCGGTATCACGGCACTCGCTAGTGGAGATTCAGAAACCGGAGAACGAATCATCGAGTCCGCCCTGAGCCAGAGCCCCGACTACCATTCGCTCAGACTGCGTTACGCCCGCTACCTTGTGCAAGCAGGCCGGACAGAAGATGCCCTGGATCACATCCAAATACTCACCGATGTCCCGACCCTGAGGGATCGGGCCTGGCAACTGATGGTACAGGCCTATTTGACCCGCGAGCAGCCCGGCCGGGCTATTGAAGCTGCGGATCAGTGGCTCGAACAGCAGCCGGAGAATAGCCGCGCCTTACTGGTTCGCGGCGAACTGGCATTGCAGAACGACGAGCCCGAAACGGCAGAGCGGTACTTTGAACAGGCCCGGGCCGCTGCGCCAGAGGCTGCCACTCCCCTCGTTGCATTGGCCCGCCTGGCCCGTTACCGGGAAAACCGGGACGGTGCTATTGCTCTTTACCGGGATGCCTTGTCGATCGACCCGAACGCCTCCGATGCGATAGGGGGCCTCTCGGACCTGCTGACGCCCGAAGAGCTCGCAGCGGATATGGAAAGTCTTCTGGTACAACAGCCAGGTGCCATCGCACCGCGAATGGTACTGCTTGAGCAAGCCCTGGTGGCTGAAAACCACACCAGGGCCAATGAACTGACTGCCACACTGATTGAACGCACTACCGAGAACCAGCCCGCCGAAGCGGAGCCCCTCGTGGCGAATCTCTACTACGATACAGCCGCGCGCAAAATGACAGAAGGCAACACCGTCGAAGCTCAACGACTGCTGGATCGCGGCCGCGCGCTGTTTCCGAAACAACTGGACATAGCCCTTGCCTCCGCCAGCCTCGCCTTCCGGCAGGGCCAGCCGGAAAAGGCACGCAAGATCATCGAAGAGGCTCGCCTTACACACCCGGAATCTGACCGGCCTCTGGTGGTGGAGGCTGAATACCTTGCCACTGAAGGACACCACTTGGCGGCTGCCAGTATGTATCAACTGGCGTTGAAAAAACAGAGCCGTGTTATCACGGAGCTGGCCTACGCCAGAGAGCTGAACCGGTCGGGCGCGACAGAATCGGCGATACGCGCTCTGGACCAGGCAATGGAGACCTGGCCCAGGGAATCCCGCTTGCCATTGGCGCTAGCCATTTACGCACAGAACAACGGTCAGGCCGACAAAGCCAGGCAGGCTTATGAAAAAGTTCTTGAGCTGGATGGCGATAATGTACTGGCACTGAATAACCTGGCCTGGATGTATCACGAATCCGATCATCCCGACGCACTGTCATTGGCGGAGCGTGCCTATAAGCTCGCTCCGCAATCAGGCTCGGTAGCGGACACCTACGGATGGATTCTTTTCAACAAGGGTTTCCAGGAAGACGGCCTTCCGATTCTCGAGAAAGCCCATCAGCTTCAGCCGGATTCGGAGGACATCGCCTTGCATCTGGCAGAAGCCTATCGGAAAGTTGGTAAGAACTCCGCTGCCCAAAGGATTCTCGAAAAATTTGAAGGTCAGGGCTAA
- a CDS encoding formyl transferase, with product MRTLVIVSRDKSDIFFANQLARNLNVVGIVVENQTPEKDQSSLARKALKYIGTPRLFSRKVLEALDRRFIEPSQPYNKRETALDFGEEGWLLMAEDGIEILHTQGVNAINEPEYRDWIRNRNPDLIAVCGASILRRDLLDIPLHGVLNLHGGLSQFYRGLFTTDWAIHNREPECVGATVHFVSEGVDDGDIVYQGRPDIEAHDHPNSLYEKVVRLGVNMMVQAVRDIEHSRCKATKLQSRGRLYLNEMFDVRAKRETWRQIEMGVIPEYLVNKAERDQRITGSLVNDFNKLAAGGNRSA from the coding sequence ATGCGGACACTGGTCATCGTCAGTCGGGACAAGTCCGATATCTTCTTTGCCAACCAACTGGCCAGGAACCTGAACGTCGTGGGTATTGTCGTTGAGAATCAGACGCCCGAAAAGGATCAGTCCTCATTGGCCAGGAAGGCATTGAAATATATCGGAACGCCCCGGCTGTTTTCCCGGAAAGTTCTCGAAGCCCTGGACAGACGATTTATCGAGCCGTCTCAGCCCTACAACAAGCGAGAGACTGCCCTGGATTTCGGGGAGGAAGGTTGGCTATTGATGGCGGAGGACGGTATTGAAATTCTGCACACGCAAGGTGTGAACGCCATCAACGAGCCAGAGTATCGGGACTGGATTCGCAACCGGAATCCCGACCTCATCGCCGTCTGCGGGGCATCCATCCTGAGGCGGGACCTTCTGGATATCCCGCTCCACGGGGTTCTGAATCTGCATGGCGGATTGTCCCAGTTCTACAGGGGGCTGTTTACCACCGATTGGGCGATTCATAACCGTGAGCCGGAGTGCGTCGGGGCGACTGTGCACTTTGTTTCAGAGGGCGTGGACGACGGCGACATTGTTTACCAGGGGCGCCCTGACATAGAGGCACACGATCATCCGAATAGCCTTTATGAAAAGGTTGTCCGGCTTGGTGTAAATATGATGGTGCAGGCGGTGAGGGATATAGAGCATTCGCGCTGCAAAGCGACCAAACTGCAGAGCAGGGGGCGCCTGTATCTGAATGAAATGTTTGATGTGAGGGCAAAACGGGAAACCTGGCGACAGATTGAGATGGGGGTGATTCCTGAATACCTGGTCAATAAGGCGGAGCGCGATCAGAGAATAACCGGGAGCCTTGTCAATGATTTCAACAAACTTGCGGCCGGGGGAAATAGGAGCGCCTAA
- a CDS encoding cupin-like domain-containing protein: protein MSLFDLSGPEQIQTIAFPTQKDGLLPYIRRRQPLLLSGVREALPFTRDWNYDYFRHSLKTIRIQRQSEDGIYHYLGFERIPMSTFDKIMDTTGDGYALEPLRGDGVSADLPSDIEVTLPSFIPDSGFRVSNLYIGPGTNKSLLHYDETHSLLMMFEGRKRFILFPPEQSDCMYPYSAFSLRALLENRVVDSKIDCQNPDLETYPKLGQAKGISGWLEEGQALFIPAGTWHFIEAEGRNVSVNYFWFQNSVRDWLQQPLLDFWLKRRAIDVLDLARRVKHKLHAA from the coding sequence ATGAGCTTATTTGACCTTTCCGGGCCCGAGCAGATTCAAACCATTGCGTTCCCCACCCAAAAGGACGGTTTGTTGCCATACATCCGGCGCCGCCAGCCGTTGCTACTGAGTGGCGTCAGAGAGGCCTTACCCTTTACCCGGGACTGGAATTACGACTATTTCAGGCATAGCCTCAAAACCATCCGAATACAGCGCCAGTCAGAGGATGGTATATACCATTACCTCGGCTTCGAGCGCATTCCAATGTCGACTTTTGACAAAATCATGGACACAACCGGGGATGGTTACGCCCTCGAACCCCTGAGGGGCGACGGAGTTTCCGCGGATCTGCCGTCCGATATCGAGGTGACCCTGCCGTCGTTCATACCCGATTCAGGTTTCCGGGTTTCCAACCTTTACATCGGGCCAGGCACGAACAAGTCGTTATTGCACTACGACGAGACCCACAGCCTCCTGATGATGTTCGAGGGCCGCAAGCGATTCATCCTGTTCCCCCCGGAACAGAGTGACTGTATGTACCCCTACAGCGCCTTCAGCCTGAGGGCACTGCTGGAGAATCGGGTCGTTGACAGCAAAATTGACTGTCAGAATCCGGATCTGGAAACCTATCCGAAACTGGGCCAGGCAAAAGGGATCTCGGGATGGCTGGAGGAGGGGCAGGCACTGTTCATTCCGGCGGGTACCTGGCACTTTATCGAGGCGGAGGGTCGAAATGTCTCGGTGAACTATTTCTGGTTTCAGAACAGCGTGAGGGACTGGCTGCAGCAACCTTTACTGGATTTCTGGTTGAAACGGCGTGCTATTGATGTCCTTGACCTTGCCCGCAGGGTGAAGCACAAGCTGCATGCTGCGTAG
- the xrtA gene encoding exosortase A translates to MSTAKRNSRRYLWLLSVPLLFLALWAEWLDFFGLWYESIIYTHGFLVLAGAIFVLFLRRHALAMLRINGSPLALFLLFGASIVLLLSQAADIRVFRLLLVPILIIFWGCSIWGKDFLKVAGGPILLLIFAVPVWDDLSPLLQHITVFFNNIFLRIAGIEAAINEYFIVLEVGTFIVEDGCSGVRYLMVSLFLAAFYGQINNLGYKPTALLMLLAGLLSMLSNWIRVFGIIAAGHYSNMETSLVEDHELFGWAIFIVFTLIPFFLLSARLGNRTSKEPNTVDASPDRDQRHASPAWVLTASTLIVWPALVPIALQAKTERVASSWNPGLFESVSGWSGPLRHATIWQPDFKNPDINLGGVYVSDSFQQIQVQITGYRLQAQNKELIFHGNKLFDRSEWELVSEAQQPLETSYSKELEQVNETIIRSKGDGEQIIIWSWYTVGEFLTASKVEAKIAGALNKIRGDSRGALWALAGRCQGMEVADCDQQRFAFNRFLQSASF, encoded by the coding sequence ATGAGTACCGCCAAAAGAAATTCACGACGGTATCTCTGGTTGCTATCGGTTCCGTTACTGTTCCTGGCACTGTGGGCCGAATGGCTCGATTTTTTCGGGCTATGGTATGAGTCAATCATATATACCCACGGTTTCCTTGTGCTGGCCGGAGCAATCTTCGTTTTGTTTTTGCGACGCCATGCACTTGCGATGTTGCGCATCAACGGCTCGCCACTCGCACTGTTTCTGCTCTTTGGTGCAAGCATCGTATTGCTGCTCTCGCAGGCCGCGGACATCAGAGTTTTCCGACTGCTACTCGTACCGATACTGATTATTTTCTGGGGCTGTTCGATCTGGGGAAAGGACTTTTTGAAAGTGGCCGGAGGGCCGATCCTGCTGTTGATTTTCGCGGTACCAGTGTGGGACGACCTTTCCCCGTTACTTCAGCACATCACCGTCTTCTTCAATAATATTTTTCTCCGGATTGCCGGGATAGAGGCGGCAATCAATGAATACTTCATTGTTCTGGAGGTAGGTACCTTCATTGTTGAGGACGGATGCAGCGGTGTTCGATACCTCATGGTATCGCTCTTTCTGGCAGCGTTTTACGGCCAAATCAATAATCTTGGTTACAAACCAACCGCGTTGTTGATGCTTCTGGCCGGCCTGCTCTCAATGCTGTCCAACTGGATTCGGGTTTTCGGGATTATTGCAGCCGGCCACTACTCGAACATGGAGACCTCTCTCGTTGAGGATCATGAGCTTTTCGGCTGGGCAATTTTCATAGTTTTTACCCTCATCCCGTTTTTCCTGTTGTCGGCGAGGTTGGGAAACAGAACAAGCAAAGAACCCAATACCGTTGATGCTTCCCCGGATCGTGATCAAAGGCACGCCAGCCCAGCCTGGGTTCTTACCGCCTCCACCCTGATCGTGTGGCCTGCCCTGGTGCCCATTGCGCTTCAGGCCAAAACCGAACGCGTGGCAAGTTCATGGAACCCGGGTCTTTTCGAATCTGTATCGGGCTGGAGTGGCCCTCTGAGACACGCGACCATCTGGCAGCCGGATTTCAAAAACCCGGACATCAATCTTGGCGGCGTCTACGTATCTGACAGCTTCCAGCAGATACAGGTCCAGATAACGGGCTATCGGCTCCAGGCCCAGAACAAAGAACTGATCTTTCATGGAAACAAGTTGTTCGATCGCAGCGAATGGGAATTGGTATCAGAAGCACAGCAGCCACTGGAAACCAGTTATTCGAAAGAGTTGGAACAGGTTAACGAAACGATAATCCGGAGCAAAGGGGATGGCGAGCAGATCATCATCTGGTCCTGGTACACCGTTGGGGAATTTCTCACAGCATCAAAGGTGGAAGCGAAAATTGCGGGCGCACTGAACAAGATCAGAGGCGACAGCCGTGGCGCTCTCTGGGCCCTTGCAGGACGATGTCAGGGAATGGAAGTAGCAGACTGCGATCAGCAGCGCTTCGCCTTCAACCGCTTTCTGCAGAGTGCCAGTTTTTAG
- a CDS encoding GNAT family N-acetyltransferase, producing the protein MTDVEAGTGFFVDVRVIGTEEEFEQIKPHWEDLLASLNPIPLPLTHGWLMSWWRAFSQDWQMEFRCAYRGNELIGAAPLYRTRELFRGIPVTILRLAANGHTPYSGVIINPGLTDSDKVAVFSALTRIDNEEIGQFLKINRHGDLYQFLLEQPITEKLNVGVKPSLTTPVIWINQSWEEFFKSRTKKLKKSLKNKLNRFNKEAGFTITEKKITSKEDSIVKDIIKISANSWKSSIGNDLQANHRSRQFFLNLIDSFGQSGLLSAWMLHHEGTPVAFELHLVCDSVVYPIRADYDQAFKAFSPGSVLEYSILKHLFQAGQARQYYTCADDYWYLSNWTSDHQEFCTVEVFGTGVKSRLLYVLEYQVIPLVKRVAGKRGKTSGRSRR; encoded by the coding sequence ATGACTGATGTGGAAGCAGGCACCGGCTTTTTTGTGGACGTAAGAGTTATAGGGACCGAGGAGGAATTTGAACAGATCAAGCCGCATTGGGAGGACTTGCTGGCATCATTGAACCCCATACCTCTTCCCCTCACTCACGGATGGTTAATGTCGTGGTGGCGCGCCTTTTCCCAGGACTGGCAAATGGAGTTCAGGTGCGCTTATCGGGGCAATGAGCTGATTGGCGCTGCGCCACTTTACCGAACCCGTGAACTGTTTCGTGGCATTCCTGTGACAATCCTGAGGTTGGCTGCAAATGGTCACACCCCATATAGTGGTGTCATTATTAATCCAGGGCTTACTGATTCTGATAAAGTGGCGGTATTCTCCGCGCTTACCCGGATAGATAATGAAGAAATTGGTCAGTTCCTGAAGATAAATCGTCATGGTGACTTATATCAGTTTCTTCTGGAACAACCGATCACGGAAAAACTGAACGTTGGGGTAAAACCGAGCCTCACGACGCCCGTTATATGGATTAATCAGAGTTGGGAGGAGTTCTTTAAATCAAGGACAAAAAAACTAAAAAAAAGTCTGAAAAACAAATTGAACCGATTTAATAAAGAGGCCGGTTTTACGATAACTGAAAAGAAAATTACCTCAAAGGAAGATTCGATTGTTAAGGACATTATCAAAATTTCGGCCAACAGTTGGAAGTCCTCTATCGGCAATGACCTGCAAGCTAACCATCGAAGCCGTCAATTTTTCCTGAACCTTATTGACTCATTTGGGCAGTCGGGATTACTGAGTGCCTGGATGCTGCATCATGAAGGGACACCGGTAGCCTTTGAGTTGCATCTTGTTTGCGACAGTGTTGTCTATCCGATCCGGGCAGACTACGACCAGGCATTCAAAGCCTTTTCACCGGGCTCGGTTCTTGAGTATTCGATTTTGAAACACCTTTTTCAGGCGGGCCAGGCCAGGCAGTACTACACATGTGCGGATGATTATTGGTATCTGAGCAACTGGACTTCCGACCATCAGGAGTTTTGTACCGTTGAGGTCTTCGGCACAGGTGTAAAGTCCAGGTTGCTTTACGTTCTTGAATATCAGGTGATACCGCTGGTGAAACGCGTTGCAGGCAAGCGCGGTAAAACGTCAGGCCGCTCACGGCGGTAA